A single Papilio machaon chromosome 12, ilPapMach1.1, whole genome shotgun sequence DNA region contains:
- the LOC106719136 gene encoding uncharacterized protein LOC106719136 isoform X1: MEPKQDTFNETVSSIIERKVRGWLSGVIEDMRRSSPVQQWLDSLPADTEVEEKQVEDQAENTQSDENKAENSVTDNTVVEVSNVELKDDKNLDVPTQKEIWKRKSLESGMLTSTPNNRSVKKKLQRDHSVQSEGCVPRFKNPLLRDHSLQSDASGSSSSSVLNVLGARKVDAESVLLALGFGPSEKQQKLQRIPDRFLVPSKLKGISTEKFIKDEQLSMRMHDCGIFGYRGLTGNPHVPPSTIVAKIMECILHDNVCREEALMKARHSIADLRGAPALHAQLARAAFNRQTTN, encoded by the exons ATGGAACCTAAACAAG ATACTTTTAATGAGACTGTTTCATCTATAATAGAACGGAAAGTGCGTGGTTGGCTCAGCGGAGTTATTGAAGATATGAGGCGCAGCAGTCCAGTACAACAATGGCTAGATTCACTGCCAGCAGATACTGAAGTTGAAGAGAAACAAGTTGAAGACCAGGCAGAAAATACACAATCTGATGAAAACAAAGCAGAAAATTCTGTAACTGACAACACAGTGGTGGAAGTGAGTAATGTGGAACTAAAAGATGATAAAAACTTAGATGTTCCAacacaaaaagaaatatggAAGAGGAAATCTTTGGAGAGTGGTATGCTTACGAGTACACCAAATAATAGAAGTGTTAAGAAAAAACTGCAGCGGGATCACTCAGTTCAGTCAGAAGGATGCGTACCTAGATTTAAGAATCCATTGCTCAGAGATCACTCTTTACAG TCAGATGCAAGTGGATCTAGCAGCAGTTCAGTGCTCAATGTGCTTGGGGCCAGGAAAGTAGATGCTGAATCAGTACTATTGGCACTTGGCTTTGGCCCCAgtgaaaaacaacaaaagttaCAGAGGATACCAGATCGCTTCCTAGTACCTTCTAAG TTAAAAGGCATAAGCACTGAGAAATTCATAAAGGATGAACAGCTTTCAATGCGCATGCACGACTGTGGTATATTCGGATATAGAGGTCTTACAG GGAATCCCCATGTACCACCATCGACAATTGTAGCTAAGATAATGGAGTGTATCCTGCACGACAACGTGTGTCGCGAGGAGGCGCTGATGAAGGCGCGACACTCGATTGCGGACTTGCGCGGTGCCCCGGCGCTGCACGCACAACTCGCCCGCGCAGCATTCAACAGACAGACCACAAACTAG
- the LOC106719136 gene encoding uncharacterized protein LOC106719136 isoform X2, with the protein MEPKQDTFNETVSSIIERKVRGWLSGVIEDMRRSSPVQQWLDSLPADTEVEEKQVEDQAENTQSDENKAENSVTDNTVVEVSNVELKDDKNLDVPTQKEIWKRKSLESGMLTSTPNNRSVKKKLQRDHSVQSEGCVPRFKNPLLRDHSLQSDASGSSSSSVLNVLGARKVDAESVLLALGFGPSEKQQKLQRIPDRFLVPSKLKGISTEKFIKDEQLSMRMHDCGIFGYRGLTEHCTPVCRFMKATTTGLHGPYQIPDIAVQESPCTTIDNCS; encoded by the exons ATGGAACCTAAACAAG ATACTTTTAATGAGACTGTTTCATCTATAATAGAACGGAAAGTGCGTGGTTGGCTCAGCGGAGTTATTGAAGATATGAGGCGCAGCAGTCCAGTACAACAATGGCTAGATTCACTGCCAGCAGATACTGAAGTTGAAGAGAAACAAGTTGAAGACCAGGCAGAAAATACACAATCTGATGAAAACAAAGCAGAAAATTCTGTAACTGACAACACAGTGGTGGAAGTGAGTAATGTGGAACTAAAAGATGATAAAAACTTAGATGTTCCAacacaaaaagaaatatggAAGAGGAAATCTTTGGAGAGTGGTATGCTTACGAGTACACCAAATAATAGAAGTGTTAAGAAAAAACTGCAGCGGGATCACTCAGTTCAGTCAGAAGGATGCGTACCTAGATTTAAGAATCCATTGCTCAGAGATCACTCTTTACAG TCAGATGCAAGTGGATCTAGCAGCAGTTCAGTGCTCAATGTGCTTGGGGCCAGGAAAGTAGATGCTGAATCAGTACTATTGGCACTTGGCTTTGGCCCCAgtgaaaaacaacaaaagttaCAGAGGATACCAGATCGCTTCCTAGTACCTTCTAAG TTAAAAGGCATAAGCACTGAGAAATTCATAAAGGATGAACAGCTTTCAATGCGCATGCACGACTGTGGTATATTCGGATATAGAGGTCTTACAG AGCACTGCACGCCCGTGTGCCGCTTCATGAAAGCCACGACCACTGGTTTACATGGGCCATATCAGATCCCTGATATTGCTGTACA GGAATCCCCATGTACCACCATCGACAATTGTAGCTAA
- the LOC106719136 gene encoding uncharacterized protein LOC106719136 isoform X3: MRRSSPVQQWLDSLPADTEVEEKQVEDQAENTQSDENKAENSVTDNTVVEVSNVELKDDKNLDVPTQKEIWKRKSLESGMLTSTPNNRSVKKKLQRDHSVQSEGCVPRFKNPLLRDHSLQSDASGSSSSSVLNVLGARKVDAESVLLALGFGPSEKQQKLQRIPDRFLVPSKLKGISTEKFIKDEQLSMRMHDCGIFGYRGLTGNPHVPPSTIVAKIMECILHDNVCREEALMKARHSIADLRGAPALHAQLARAAFNRQTTN; this comes from the exons ATGAGGCGCAGCAGTCCAGTACAACAATGGCTAGATTCACTGCCAGCAGATACTGAAGTTGAAGAGAAACAAGTTGAAGACCAGGCAGAAAATACACAATCTGATGAAAACAAAGCAGAAAATTCTGTAACTGACAACACAGTGGTGGAAGTGAGTAATGTGGAACTAAAAGATGATAAAAACTTAGATGTTCCAacacaaaaagaaatatggAAGAGGAAATCTTTGGAGAGTGGTATGCTTACGAGTACACCAAATAATAGAAGTGTTAAGAAAAAACTGCAGCGGGATCACTCAGTTCAGTCAGAAGGATGCGTACCTAGATTTAAGAATCCATTGCTCAGAGATCACTCTTTACAG TCAGATGCAAGTGGATCTAGCAGCAGTTCAGTGCTCAATGTGCTTGGGGCCAGGAAAGTAGATGCTGAATCAGTACTATTGGCACTTGGCTTTGGCCCCAgtgaaaaacaacaaaagttaCAGAGGATACCAGATCGCTTCCTAGTACCTTCTAAG TTAAAAGGCATAAGCACTGAGAAATTCATAAAGGATGAACAGCTTTCAATGCGCATGCACGACTGTGGTATATTCGGATATAGAGGTCTTACAG GGAATCCCCATGTACCACCATCGACAATTGTAGCTAAGATAATGGAGTGTATCCTGCACGACAACGTGTGTCGCGAGGAGGCGCTGATGAAGGCGCGACACTCGATTGCGGACTTGCGCGGTGCCCCGGCGCTGCACGCACAACTCGCCCGCGCAGCATTCAACAGACAGACCACAAACTAG
- the LOC106719104 gene encoding sodium/potassium-transporting ATPase subunit alpha yields the protein MYRRSSSFSSITELFRPNNPRRLRSRDLSSTRLNALKKEIETNTHLIPLKDLYTRLGTDPIKGLTSAAAVDLLEYYGPNTLTPTSHFQWPKMLLKCLFTGFSILIWFGAILCLLSYAIESSMKARPSTDNLYLGCVLIAVDIICGLFSFFQNFKSTKILKTFNNMIPMSTKCIRDGVWNAEMPVTNLVKGDIVHVKAGDVIPADIRIIESKGFKVDISSLTGESRAVTRSNTEGTTNILESQNVAFFSTQCVEGWALGVVLCCGDLTALGRVAGLAARLQPAPSPLCREISRFMWYMSMWALGLGVFIAASSFILGYPFIQSTIFVIGIIVANIPEGLQPTITASLTLTAQRMVKKNCLVKNLEAIEALGAVTIICSDKTGTLTKNKMCVRDIWTWNRKYSVLDLDFEDNLKNDKALQALKTCGALCSTATIDENGEIHGDASETAILTFLCAYNDPATVRQNYPKIVEIPFNSTNKYQVSVHQDKNMSRYVVVMKGAPECILTRCNTVVVANNNANITNEIKESVNKAIEDLATTGERVLAFADLILDPKIFPKNYEFDTEDVNFPLDGLRFIGITGLKDPPREEVKNAIERVRTAGVRVMMVTGDHPATARAVAQEVGIATTPTCHVVTGNDLRNMTPDLLYLTLEKHYEIVFARTSPTQKLQIVEACQRRGGVVAVTGDGVNDAPALRRADIGISMGITGSQVSKQTADIILMDDNFATIVIGIEEGRKIFDNLKKSVCYILISNVPEILPVLMFILFSIPLPLGVMTILCVDLGTDMWPAVSLSYESAEADVMSRPPRQGDGLVSARMLYLVYGHLGLIEFAAGMYAYFTVMAEHGFYPSDLFGIRQRWDNEAVTDVRDSLGQEWTYEERKELERACQATYFVAVVVTQIMNGIICKTRFNSIFDVGMKNKVLNLGLIFELLLACILCYVPVLNDFFYTYPLRLQWWFLAVPFVLLLLGFDEFRKFCIRNWLFDGWYNRLTYY from the exons ATGTATCGAAGATCATCAAGCTTCTCTTCTATTACGGAGCTGTTCCGGCCGAACAATCCTAGGAGACTGCGGTCAAGAGATCTCAGCAGCACTCGCCTTAATGCCctcaaaaaagaaatagaaacaaaCACACACCTTATTCCACTGA AAGATCTATACACTCGATTAGGAACGGATCCAATAAAAGGGCTAACAAGTGCAGCTGCCGTGGACCTCTTGGAGTATTACGGCCCTAACACTTTGACTCCTACCTCACACTTTCAATGGCCTAAGATGTTACTAAAATGCCTGTTTActg gtttttcaatattaatttggtTCGGTGCAATACTTTGTTTGTTATCGTACGCGATTGAATCGTCGATGAAGGCACGTCCGAGCACTGATAACTTGTATTTGGGCTGCGTGCTCATAGCGGTTGACATCATCTGTGGTCTGTTCAGCTTCTtccaaaactttaaaagtacaaag atattaaaaacatttaacaacatGATACCTATGTCAACGAAATGCATTCGAGATGGAGTGTGGAACGCAGAGATGCCGGTGACTAACCTGGTCAAAGGTGACATCGTGCACGTGAAGGCTGGTGACGTCATACCTGCAGATATTCGGATTATAGAAAGCAAAGGAttcaaa GTGGATATTTCATCGTTAACTGGGGAAAGTAGAGCTGTTACCCGTTCCAACACAGAAGGGACAACAAACATATTAGAATCACAAAATGTCGCCTTCTTTTCAACGCAGTGCGTCGAAGGATGGGCACTTG GTGTCGTTCTATGCTGCGGCGACTTGACGGCGCTCGGCCGAGTCGCCGGGCTGGCAGCACGCTTACAGCCGGCGCCTTCGCCCCTATGTCGAGAAATTAGTCGCTTCATGTGGTACATGTCGATGTGGGCACTAGGACTGGGTGTTTTTATTGCCGCATCATCTTTTATTCTCGGATACCCCTTCATACAAAgtacaatatttgtaatagGAATTATTGTTGCTAACATTCCTGAAG GACTGCAGCCAACAATAACAGCGTCGTTGACGCTCACAGCTCAACGCATGGTAAAGAAGAACTGCCTCGTCAAGAATTTGGAGGCTATTGAAGCTCTAGGAGCAGTCACAATCATTTGTTCGGATAAAACCGGCActctaacaaaaaataaaatgtgcgTCCGTGACATTTGGACTTGGAATCGCAAATATTCAGTATTGGATCTAGATTTTGAag ataatttaaagaatgaCAAAG CATTACAAGCTTTAAAAACATGCGGTGCTTTATGTAGCACGGCAACTATTGATGAAAATGGGGAAATCCACGGGGATGCGTCTGAAACGGCCATCTTAACATTTCTCTGCGCGTACAATGACCCGGCGACAGTACGGCAGAACTATCCAAAAATTGTTGAAATACCATTCAACTCtactaataaatatcaa GTGAGCGTACACCAAGATAAGAATATGTCTCGCTACGTGGTGGTAATGAAAGGCGCTCCCGAGTGCATATTAACTCGGTGCAATACTGTAGTTGTAGCTAATAATAACGCTAATATAACCAATGAAATAAAGGAATCAGTAAATAAAGCTATCGAAGATCTTGCTACAACAG GTGAAAGAGTTTTGGCATTTGCCGATTTGATACTGGATCCAAAAATTTTTcctaaaaattatgaattcgATACGGAAGATGTGAATTTTCCATTGGATGGTCTTCGATTTATTGGTATTACAGGATTAAAAGATCCACCACGAGAGGAG gtGAAGAACGCAATAGAACGAGTGCGTACAGCAGGAGTGCGAGTCATGATGGTGACGGGCGACCACCCGGCAACCGCGCGGGCGGTGGCGCAGGAGGTGGGCATTGCAACCACTCCCACCTGCCATGTAGTCACAGGGAACGATCTAAGAAATATGACTCCAGATCTACTGTATTTAACTCTAGAAAAACATTACGAAATTG TATTCGCTCGGACGTCGCCGACTCAGAAGCTGCAGATAGTGGAGGCGTGTCAGCGGCGCGGCGGCGTAGTGGCCGTCACCGGGGACGGCGTCAACGATGCGCCTGCCCTGCGCCGCGCCGACATCGGCATATCCATGGGTATTACGGGATCACAG gtATCTAAGCAGACGGCGGATATCATTCTAATGGACGACAATTTCGCTACGATTGTAATCGGAATTGAAGAGGGTCGGAAAATATTTGACAACCTGAAGAAGTCCGTGTGCTACATTCTAATATCCAACGTGCCTGAAATCTTGcctgttttaatgtttatctTGTTTTCTATACCGTTGCCATTAG GTGTTATGACGATCCTGTGCGTGGACCTGGGCACGGACATGTGGCCGGCGGTGTCGCTATCGTATGAGAGCGCGGAGGCGGACGTGATGAGCCGGCCGCCGCGCCAGGGCGACGGCCTCGTCTCCGCGCGCATGCTCTACCTCGTCTACGGTCATCTCGGCCTCATCGAGTTCGCGGCGGGCATGTACGCCTATTTCACCGTCATGGCCGAACATGGCTTCTACCCTTCAGATCTCTTTG GTATAAGACAGCGTTGGGATAACGAAGCGGTGACCGACGTGCGGGATTCTCTAGGCCAAGAGTGGACTTACGAGGAGAGGAAGGAGCTAGAGCGTGCCTGCCAGGCGACCTACTTCGTGGCAGTCGTCGTCACGCAGATAATGAACGGCATCATATGTAAAACAAGATTTAATTCTATATTCGATGTCG GAATGaagaataaagttttaaatctgGGATTGATATTTGAATTGTTGCTCGCTTGTATTCTTTGCTACGTGCCGGTGCTCAATGACTTTTTTTACACGTATCCGCTGCGATTGCAATG GTGGTTCTTAGCGGTTCCTTTTGTATTACTGTTATTGGGTTTCGATGAGTTTCGAAAATTCTGCATTAGAAATTGGCTTTTCGATGGATGGTATAACCGTCTCACTTATTACTAG
- the LOC106719083 gene encoding enoyl-CoA delta isomerase 2, translating to MKMDDGNTIVETNKDTIKVIRFNKPQKKNAIDGNMYYRVTKILNEAAIDDSISMVVLTGTAEFYSSGNDVSNSGSKSEDEHMKLLKDFIEAFIKFPKLLIAIVNGPAIGIAATTLALCDLVYASENAYFLTPFSKLHITAEGGSTLTFPRLIGQRKAAEMLLFNHKMSAKEALECGFINRVYKPEELERRAWDKINEISKLPANSILVTKNLLRRVYYDDLLKTNDVEIAVLTKILKAKSNL from the exons ATGAAAATGGACGATGGCAATACTATAGTAGAAACTAATAAAGACACCATTAAAGTGATAAGGTTTAACAAACCACAGAAGAAAAATGCAATAGACGGTAATATGTACTATAGGGTGACTAAAATACTCAACGAAGCAGCAATTGATGACAGCATCAGTATGGTTGTGTTGACCGGTACAGCGGAGTTTTACAGCAGCGGCAATGACGTATCGAACTCTGGGAGTAAATCTGAAGATGAACATATGAAACTTTTGAAGGATTTTATCGaagcttttattaaattcccaAAACTACTAATAGCTATCGTCAATGGACCTGCTATAGGAATCGCGGCTACGACTCTTGCCCTCTGCGATTTGGTTTATGCGTCAGAAAAT gctTACTTCCTCACACCCTTTTCAAAATTGCATATAACTGCTGAAGGAGGATCTACACTAACATTCCCAAGACTTATCGGACAACGGAAG GCTGCTGAAATGTTACTATTCAATCACAAAATGTCAGCGAAGGAAGCACTGGAATGCGGTTTCATCAATCGTGTGTACAAGCCCGAGGAATTAGAAAGGAGAGCCTGGGATAAGATAAATGAGATTTCAAAACTGCCCGCAAATTCGATACTTGTCACTAAGAACTTGCTGCGCAGAGTTTACTACGATGATCTCTTAAAAACTAACGATGTTGAAATCGCAGTACTGACAAAAATACTAAAAGCAAaaagtaatttgtaa
- the LOC106719114 gene encoding glycerol-3-phosphate phosphatase: MCGVLTKLIGSRFFYNKLPSLLKVTASVSYRSINISTTMFKSAVFDLKHAEKEQVKEFLNSFDTVLSDCDGVLWIDNNAIPGSADTMNYFRKIGKRVFFVTNNSTKIRSDFALKAQQLGFIADENEILSTSYLVAHYLKSIGFKKKVYLIGSNGIGDELNAVGIKHVGVGPDHVKPDFKSLKPTDLDSEVGAVVVGFDEHVSYPKFMKAASYLASEDCLFVATNTDERFPKSSSIVVPGSGTLVRAVETCSERKALVLGKPHEYIRKYLESCGLNPARTLMIGDRCNTDIEFGVRCGFQTLLVLTGVTSTRDLEKIRKEQIAPLPDVVLPKLGDLLEIVKS, from the exons ATGTGTGGAGTGCTAACTAAACTAATAGgaagtagatttttttataataaactaccTTCTCTTTTAAAAGTTACAGCATCAGTATCATATCGAAGTATTAACATTTCCACTACAATGTTCAAGTCCGcagtatttgatttaaaacatgCAGAAAAAGAACAAGTTAAGGAATTCCTTAATTCCTTCGACACTGTTCTTAGTGATTGTGATG GTGTCTTATGGATCGACAATAACGCTATTCCTGGATCTGCAGATACCATGAATTACTTTCGTAAGATTGGTAAACGAGTATTTTTCGTAACCAATAATTCTACAAAGATTCGTAGCGACTTTGCACTTAAAGCCCAACAATTGGGTTTTATTGCAGATGAg aatgaaATTCTGTCCACATCTTACTTGGTTGCGCACTATCTCAAAAGTATTGGGTTTAAGAAGAAAGTTTACTTGATTGGATCAAATGGGATTGGAGACGAGTTGAATGCTGTGGGCATAAAACATGTTGGAGTTGGA CCAGACCATGTTAAACCTGATTTCAAGTCACTGAAACCAACTGATTTAGATTCAGAAGTTGGTGCTGTTGTGGTGGGATTTGATGAACATGTCAGCTACCCAAAGTTCATGAAGGCCGCCTCATACCTAGCTTCTGAAGATTGCTTGTTTGTGGCCACAAATACTGATGAACGGTTCCCCAAATCCAGTTCAATAGTTGTTCCTGGATCGGGAACCTTGGTGAGAGCAGTCGAAACTTGTTCGGAGAGGAAAGCATTGGTGCTTGGGAAACCGCATGAATATATTAGGAAATATCTGGAATCCTGTGGTTTGAATCCGGCGAGGACTTTGATGATTGGGGACAG ATGTAATACAGATATTGAATTTGGTGTTCGTTGTGGGTTTCAAACGCTCCTCGTGTTAACTGGTGTAACATCAACAAGGGATTTGGAGAAGATTCGTAAAGAGCAAATAGCACCATTGCCCGATGTTGTCCTACCAAAACTTGGAGATTTATTAGAAATAGTCAAGTCCTAG
- the LOC106719122 gene encoding tubulin polymerization-promoting protein homolog, which yields MSEESQTREAVEQVTQDVKDVKLENGGAAGAAVGAGAASATNGTPAKNDDNAIPFKDAFKLFSKFGDPKSDGKLITLSQSDKWMKQAKVIDGKKITTTDTAIHFKKLKSLKVGVDDYQKFLDDLAKSKKVELEEIKRKLTTCGQPGITTHLPKSPAAAAAVDRLTDTSKYTGSHKQRFDTTGKGKGIAGRKELVDASGYVTGYQHKDTYDKSH from the exons ATGTCGGAAGAGTCGCAGACGCGGGAGGCGGTGGAGCAAGTGACGCAGGACGTGAAGGACGTCAAGCTGGAGAACGGCGGAGCGGCGGGGGCAGCGGTAGGCGCGGGGGCAGCGAGCGCGACCAACGGAACGCCCGCCAAGAACGACGACAATGCTATACCCTTTAAA GAtgctttcaaattattttcgaAATTCGGCGATCCAAAATCTGACGGAAAACTGATTACATTATCCCAAAGCGATAAATGGATGAAGCAAGCGAAGGTCATCGACGGAAAGAAGATCACTACTACCGATACTGCCATTCACTTCAAGAAGCTCAAATCATTGAAAGTCGGTGTTGATGATTATCAGAAATTCCTTGATGACTTGGCCAAAAGCAAAAAGGTCGAACTAGAAGAAATCAAAAGAAAACTGACAACGTGCGGACAACCTGGGATTACAACTCAT ttACCAAAATCTCCCGCGGCCGCCGCCGCTGTGGACAGACTGACGGACACTAGCAAGTACACCGGCTCCCACAAGCAGCGCTTCGATACCACCGGTAAGGGCAAGGGAATTGCCGGCCGTAAGGAACTCGTCGACGCATCGGGATACGTCACCGGCTACCAACACAAAGACACCTACGATAAGTCACACTAA